Below is a genomic region from Clostridiaceae bacterium.
AATTATATTACAACTACAGTAAATTAATTGTCAAGGAGATTTTAGCACTCTCTGGACATGAGTGCTAACAATTTTGAACAATATCTTTTTAATATATTCTTATAAAATATTGTTAATATGAGCAAAATCACTCCAACTAATACTATTGTCCCACCAGGTTTCAGGTTTGTATAAAAAGATATAAATAGGCCTGAAAATGTAGAAATCAATGAAAATATTATGGAAAGAACCAATGTGTTTGCAAAACTTTTGCCCACTTGCATTGCAGTAGATACCGGAATAACCATTAAGGAGGATATTATCAGTGCGCCCACTGTTCTGGAGGATATTGAAATTGCTATTGCGGTAAGCAATGTAAATAAAAAATTTATGGACGACACGGGAATACCTGCAAGCCTTGATGATTCTTCATCAAAAGCAATATAAAATAATGGCTTATATAAGACAATTATAGTTAATAATATTATTACACTTAAAACAGAAACCAGTATTACCTCAAAATTGCTAATTGCAACTATACTGCCAAAAAGAAAGTTGTTAAAAGTCGCACTGCTTTTAATAAATCCTGATAATACACCTGCAAGTCCTATACCTGCTGATGTAATAATTGCTATTGCTATCTCAGAATAATTGGTAAATGACTTTCTTATTTTTTCTATACTTAAGGCTGCAATCACAGAAAAAGCCGTTGCTCCTAAAATAGGGTTAATACCTGCAATAAGTCCCACTGCTACACCTGCTAACGATGTATGGGAAAGGGAATGGCCTATCATCGACAGCCTTTTCAACAATATAAAAATCCCTATGCATGGTGCTATGATGGCAATTAAGCCGCCCACAAGAAATGCTTTTATCATAAAATCATATTTAAATATTTCCATCATTTTGCCCCATTCCTCCAGCTGCAATTACCGCAATTATATTTTATTATATTTATGTTTACTCTATGTCCATAGAGGTTTGTCAATAAATCACCAACATTATCCACATCAGGGTTACATATTACAAGTTTCCTGTTGCTCATAATAGCCAGCTTATTTGCATGTGAAGTAATGGCACCAATATCATGAGTCACCATTACTACGGAAATTTTCATTTCTTTATTAAGTTTTGCAAGAAGACAATATACAGCTTCTTCTGAAGCAGCATCCATACCTGACATGGGCTCATCCAGAAATATAAGTTCAGGCTGGCTGACAAGCACTTTTGCTATAAATACCCTCTGTTGCTGACCTCCAGATAAATTTCCTATCAACCTTTTTTTATAATGCTGCATTCCTACTATTTCCAGTGCCTTGTCTATTTCCTCTTTATATGCTTTTTTACTGATTTTCATCTTTTTTATTCTGGAATATAAATTGGCACCAACAATTTCTTCTACTGTAGCAGGAAAACTGTTATTAAAATTTGCGGCTCTCTGAGGTATATATCCAACCTTGCCCCACTGATCAAATTTCTCAATTTTTTCACCCAGTAATTTTATTTCACCTTCAAGGGGTTTTAGAACTCCTAACATCAACTTTATTAAGGTGCTTTTTGCAGATCCGTTAGGACCAATTATTCCCAGGTAGTCACCTTTGTTAACATGAAAAGTGACATCATCTAATACATTTAACTCTCCATAACTAAATTTTAGGTTTCTGACATCTATAACCCTGTCCATATAATATTCTTGCCTCTTCAATTTTCAATTATTTTAAAGCTGCTTCAAGAGATTTTAAATTTTCCATCATTATACTAAAATATTCCTTACCTTCATTAATATCTTTTTCACTTAAACGTCCAAGCGTATTGAGGGGCATAATTTTAATGCCTGCTTCCCTGGCTATTGCTTCTGCCACTTTTGTATTTGAGTTTTCTTCATAGAAAATTACCTTTACATCATTCTCACGTATAAAGTTCACAATTTCAGCCATTTTCCCGGGAGAAGGTTCAGAATCAATGCTTAATCCATCAACTGCCACCTGATTCAAACCATAGGCATGACATAAATATCCAAAAGCGCCATGGGTTACAACCAAATTCTTTCTTGAAAACTCAGATATTGCTTTTCTATAGGTGTCATCAAGTTCATCCATCTTCTTTGAATAATTTAAAAAGTTTTCTTCATAATATTCTTTATTTTTAGTATCTGCTTCTATAAAAGCCTCTTTTATAGCCTCCATTTGTTTTTTAGCATTTTGTGGGCTCAGCCAAACATGAGGATCATAGTATTCATCATCTTTATCACCGTTATGGCTGTGTTCAGCTGCACTCTCTAACAGATCAATTTCTTTTGAAGTATCTACAATCACCATTCTGTT
It encodes:
- a CDS encoding metal ABC transporter permease, with product MEIFKYDFMIKAFLVGGLIAIIAPCIGIFILLKRLSMIGHSLSHTSLAGVAVGLIAGINPILGATAFSVIAALSIEKIRKSFTNYSEIAIAIITSAGIGLAGVLSGFIKSSATFNNFLFGSIVAISNFEVILVSVLSVIILLTIIVLYKPLFYIAFDEESSRLAGIPVSSINFLFTLLTAIAISISSRTVGALIISSLMVIPVSTAMQVGKSFANTLVLSIIFSLISTFSGLFISFYTNLKPGGTIVLVGVILLILTIFYKNILKRYCSKLLALMSREC
- a CDS encoding metal ABC transporter ATP-binding protein, with protein sequence MDRVIDVRNLKFSYGELNVLDDVTFHVNKGDYLGIIGPNGSAKSTLIKLMLGVLKPLEGEIKLLGEKIEKFDQWGKVGYIPQRAANFNNSFPATVEEIVGANLYSRIKKMKISKKAYKEEIDKALEIVGMQHYKKRLIGNLSGGQQQRVFIAKVLVSQPELIFLDEPMSGMDAASEEAVYCLLAKLNKEMKISVVMVTHDIGAITSHANKLAIMSNRKLVICNPDVDNVGDLLTNLYGHRVNINIIKYNCGNCSWRNGAK
- a CDS encoding zinc ABC transporter solute-binding protein, encoding MKKYKKGIIIYWIILVVLYLSISTLFFGCSNIEKSSNLSENGKIIVYTSFYPMYDMAKKIGGDRIELRILIPSSSEPHEWEPGPQDISTLEKADVFIYNGAGMEPWAESILNTLKNNRMVIVDTSKEIDLLESAAEHSHNGDKDDEYYDPHVWLSPQNAKKQMEAIKEAFIEADTKNKEYYEENFLNYSKKMDELDDTYRKAISEFSRKNLVVTHGAFGYLCHAYGLNQVAVDGLSIDSEPSPGKMAEIVNFIRENDVKVIFYEENSNTKVAEAIAREAGIKIMPLNTLGRLSEKDINEGKEYFSIMMENLKSLEAALK